A stretch of Sporohalobacter salinus DNA encodes these proteins:
- the ypeB gene encoding germination protein YpeB, with amino-acid sequence MKRNTLIIILVIALAAVGYWGFRNNKILAKWELQAENQYRNAFAELNNNLNSLESELATALVTKSNERRLVKFNNIWRDAFAVQEDLGELPIAGISLAKFKSLLARIERYTYQLSQDNINENLSAKDWDNLNKLHNQVQVVTKEMEDIHNKIEKEGFKWSEQRHIILEEEDLKNNSILSSLQELEGRVDEISINIGKMKEKPFDKLNLQLGEVKEDKKNKKSRIKPKEAINIAQEFLGDRSKEFDFEVAEDEINPEAKNIITVNANSKKMNNNGITFDISKSLGEVVWFLEQRPFKDPELETKEIKKEARNFIKRIDYKENLELEEVNPQKNIGLVTFIPKGKEVLFYPQPVRIKVALDNGDIMGFNNLAFLANKNLAQKVNLEPKLSLKEAKEKVNKRLELISNRLVVINNDVNEKVLTYEFTGKFKKQKYKVYINANTGREEQIIEV; translated from the coding sequence ATGAAACGAAATACTTTGATTATTATATTAGTAATTGCTCTTGCAGCAGTAGGATATTGGGGGTTTAGGAATAATAAAATTTTAGCTAAATGGGAATTGCAGGCTGAAAATCAGTATCGTAATGCTTTTGCTGAGTTAAATAATAATCTTAACTCTTTAGAGAGTGAATTAGCTACTGCTTTAGTAACTAAGTCTAATGAACGGCGGCTAGTTAAATTTAATAATATCTGGCGTGATGCTTTTGCAGTTCAAGAAGATTTAGGCGAATTACCAATTGCTGGTATTTCTTTGGCTAAATTTAAAAGTCTATTAGCTAGAATAGAACGTTATACTTATCAGTTATCTCAAGATAATATTAATGAAAATTTATCTGCTAAAGATTGGGATAATCTTAACAAATTACATAATCAAGTTCAAGTAGTAACTAAAGAAATGGAAGATATTCATAATAAGATTGAGAAAGAGGGTTTTAAATGGAGCGAACAGCGCCATATAATTTTAGAAGAAGAAGATTTAAAGAATAATTCTATTCTCAGTAGTTTACAAGAGTTAGAAGGTAGAGTGGACGAGATAAGTATAAATATAGGGAAGATGAAAGAAAAACCTTTTGATAAACTTAATTTGCAGTTAGGAGAAGTTAAAGAAGATAAAAAAAATAAAAAAAGTAGAATAAAACCGAAAGAAGCAATAAATATAGCTCAAGAATTTCTTGGTGACCGTAGTAAAGAATTTGATTTTGAAGTTGCCGAAGATGAGATTAATCCCGAAGCTAAGAATATAATTACAGTAAATGCTAATTCTAAAAAAATGAATAATAATGGAATTACCTTTGATATTAGTAAAAGTTTAGGGGAAGTGGTTTGGTTTTTAGAACAACGTCCTTTTAAAGATCCAGAGTTAGAGACTAAAGAAATAAAAAAAGAAGCTCGTAATTTTATTAAACGGATTGATTATAAAGAAAACTTAGAATTAGAAGAAGTTAATCCTCAGAAAAATATTGGATTAGTTACTTTCATTCCAAAAGGAAAAGAAGTTTTATTCTACCCTCAACCAGTTAGAATTAAAGTAGCTTTAGATAATGGTGACATTATGGGATTTAATAATTTAGCGTTTTTAGCTAATAAAAATTTAGCCCAAAAAGTAAATTTAGAGCCAAAGCTTAGTCTTAAAGAAGCAAAAGAAAAGGTCAATAAGCGTTTAGAATTAATTTCTAATAGGTTAGTTGTAATTAATAATGATGTAAACGAAAAAGTATTAACTTATGAATTTACTGGAAAATTTAAAAAACAAAAATACAAGGTTTATAT